One window of Methanospirillum lacunae genomic DNA carries:
- a CDS encoding class I SAM-dependent methyltransferase has translation MIDDSTITEFMEKVKKLVEERKNRDEINTKCNIPKRKKKLNCSNYNIKNTDFNLVSSPNILSKIACKVRKFINTEVRNYVDPSLDNQSKVNFELCKSIVELEGRVCFLENITDMINVRENLGSDKKNAPISDGLIENNFNLCISTQSSLIRIIENTIDLNNSQHHIAEYGLSDGFISIYLSKNYDSEIYGIDDSIEYITKCYCTNENLCGSVKYLLADNNTLNLIKSGYFDIIFSIGVLNNLSRIESYNLLNTLLRISKKVLFLVSLEGDPCSSFSERRLNSIEDWNEVLNDLICCKEYLSYDDDNTHIIGIISNIGII, from the coding sequence ATGATAGATGACTCGACAATTACTGAATTTATGGAAAAAGTTAAAAAATTAGTTGAAGAGAGAAAAAACCGTGATGAAATAAATACCAAATGTAATATACCCAAAAGAAAAAAAAAGTTGAATTGTTCGAACTATAATATAAAAAATACAGATTTTAACTTAGTATCTAGTCCTAATATACTTTCTAAAATTGCCTGTAAGGTTCGAAAATTTATAAATACTGAAGTCCGTAATTATGTAGACCCCAGTTTAGATAATCAATCAAAAGTAAATTTCGAACTATGCAAATCAATTGTGGAATTGGAGGGAAGGGTTTGTTTTCTTGAAAATATTACTGATATGATAAATGTCAGAGAGAATCTTGGAAGTGATAAAAAAAATGCTCCAATTTCTGACGGTTTAATTGAGAATAACTTCAATTTATGTATTAGTACACAATCCTCCTTAATCAGGATAATAGAGAACACAATAGATTTGAATAATTCTCAACATCATATTGCAGAATATGGCCTTTCAGATGGTTTTATCTCGATATATCTTTCAAAAAATTATGACTCCGAAATATATGGGATAGATGATAGTATTGAATATATTACTAAATGTTATTGTACAAATGAGAATTTATGCGGTTCAGTAAAATATCTATTAGCGGATAATAATACCTTAAATCTTATTAAATCTGGATATTTTGATATCATTTTTTCCATTGGTGTTCTGAATAATCTTTCCAGGATTGAATCTTATAATCTCCTGAATACTTTATTACGTATATCTAAAAAGGTTCTTTTCTTAGTATCACTTGAGGGTGATCCATGTTCTTCATTTTCTGAAAGACGATTAAACTCTATTGAAGATTGGAATGAGGTTTTAAATGACCTTATCTGTTGTAAGGAATATCTAAGTTATGATGATGATAATACTCATATTATTGGAATAATTTCAAATATAGGTATCATATGA
- a CDS encoding glycosyltransferase, giving the protein MKIGIDLLPLSIDPKGRGITTYIRHLIYRLIIDHDAEYFLYNYKKGSVPKIIVNRKNVTCIPENINRDLSSSLDHFVYTSFLALSHPIVNPGDLACLYSIIVYDIIPVALWEKYISHFSDKVKNDYFKRLYQIRYCQNIFVISSSVKRDLVELLEIDPSKITTIFAGLDPDINYFVDNEVDCLFKKLKITQNYFLSVPSMDTRKNVEGMIKAYARLPKRIQNDYQFVLANEITPDYERKITHLIHEEGIPPRKILFTDYLSRHDLFLLYQHASLFVFVPHYEGFGLPVIEAMAFGIPSIVSDNSCLPEIGGDAVLYVNSNNYQEIAETIGYLIDDKSMQNSLITKGKQQLGKFTWENTADLLFNGIISLNKLAIKLRIGIITPWNSGCGISEYSYHLSNSLNHDVTIFANIIGKDEKVRCDGIDVNRCWKIGLNSYEQLSRAISEHLIDIVHIQYHPALFSMEFLRKFITHLNKNKIKSVVTFHQNLQNATGGIEYIYSDIKELEKINCIIVSNSSELSRLRSVGLNNSFFVPNGIIGKEKIKQDLGFSNKIVICALFTNLDLIRLNDEFIALLKSIVPLKRFFPEIILLVLPCIDKEFVSINLEELLYKYNLSYDLKFSVILINEFLNDEEIALSLFISDIVILQNHNSNTNYLKYLEIALKLNSPLILTKNLMLGDSEKNVKFCQPSCESFYEVIFYILFNHSYNEASKSLSLKNEVYDTWDDVARKYEKIYNNI; this is encoded by the coding sequence ATGAAAATTGGTATCGATCTTCTACCTTTATCCATAGATCCCAAAGGAAGGGGTATAACAACATATATTCGGCATCTCATATATCGTCTGATTATTGATCATGATGCTGAATACTTTTTGTATAACTACAAAAAAGGGTCTGTTCCAAAAATTATAGTTAACCGAAAAAATGTCACGTGTATTCCTGAGAACATTAACAGAGATTTATCATCATCTCTGGATCACTTTGTTTACACAAGTTTCCTGGCCTTAAGTCATCCGATTGTGAATCCCGGTGATTTAGCCTGCTTATATTCGATTATTGTTTATGATATTATCCCAGTTGCATTATGGGAAAAATATATATCTCATTTTTCAGATAAAGTAAAAAATGATTATTTTAAAAGGTTATATCAGATCAGATATTGCCAAAATATTTTTGTCATATCGTCTTCAGTGAAACGAGATCTTGTTGAATTGTTGGAAATTGATCCTTCAAAAATCACGACTATCTTTGCTGGATTGGATCCTGATATTAACTATTTTGTGGACAATGAGGTTGATTGCCTATTTAAGAAACTAAAGATTACACAAAATTACTTCTTATCTGTTCCCAGTATGGACACAAGAAAAAATGTAGAGGGGATGATAAAAGCTTATGCAAGATTGCCTAAAAGAATACAAAATGATTATCAATTTGTGTTAGCAAATGAAATTACCCCTGATTATGAAAGAAAAATAACTCACTTAATCCATGAAGAAGGTATTCCCCCAAGAAAAATTCTTTTTACAGATTATTTATCCCGTCATGATTTGTTTTTGTTATATCAACATGCTTCACTTTTCGTATTTGTTCCGCACTATGAAGGATTTGGATTACCTGTAATTGAAGCAATGGCTTTTGGAATTCCTTCAATTGTATCAGACAATTCCTGCTTACCGGAAATAGGCGGCGATGCTGTTTTATATGTGAATTCAAATAATTATCAGGAGATTGCAGAAACTATTGGTTACCTAATTGACGATAAATCTATGCAAAATTCCCTTATAACGAAAGGAAAACAACAACTGGGTAAATTTACTTGGGAGAACACAGCAGATCTTTTATTTAATGGTATAATTTCCTTAAATAAATTAGCAATCAAATTGAGAATTGGAATTATCACTCCATGGAATTCAGGATGTGGCATCTCCGAATATTCTTATCATCTGTCAAATTCTCTAAATCATGATGTGACTATTTTTGCAAACATTATTGGGAAAGATGAAAAAGTCCGTTGTGATGGCATTGATGTTAATAGGTGTTGGAAAATTGGTCTAAACAGTTATGAACAATTATCAAGGGCAATTTCTGAACATTTAATTGATATTGTTCACATACAGTATCACCCTGCATTGTTCTCTATGGAATTTCTCAGAAAATTTATAACCCACTTAAATAAAAATAAAATTAAGTCGGTTGTTACATTCCATCAAAATCTCCAAAATGCCACCGGAGGCATCGAATATATATATTCAGATATAAAAGAGCTTGAAAAAATAAATTGCATTATTGTATCAAACAGTTCTGAATTATCACGATTACGATCAGTGGGATTAAACAACTCATTTTTTGTTCCAAATGGAATTATTGGGAAAGAAAAAATTAAACAAGATCTTGGTTTTAGCAATAAGATTGTGATTTGTGCACTATTTACCAATTTGGATTTAATTAGATTGAATGATGAGTTTATCGCCCTATTAAAATCAATCGTTCCCTTGAAACGCTTTTTTCCAGAAATTATTTTGTTAGTTCTTCCTTGTATTGACAAAGAATTTGTTAGCATTAACTTGGAGGAACTACTTTATAAATATAATCTGTCTTATGATCTGAAATTTTCGGTTATATTAATAAATGAATTCCTTAATGATGAAGAAATTGCATTATCTTTGTTTATTTCTGATATTGTTATTCTTCAAAATCATAATTCTAATACTAATTATTTAAAATATTTAGAAATTGCATTAAAATTGAATTCTCCGCTCATTTTAACAAAAAATCTTATGTTGGGAGATTCTGAGAAAAATGTTAAATTCTGTCAACCTAGTTGCGAGTCATTTTATGAAGTTATTTTTTACATATTATTCAATCACTCATATAATGAGGCCTCTAAATCTTTATCACTAAAAAATGAGGTATATGATACATGGGATGATGTTGCAAGAAAATATGAAAAAATATATAATAATATTTGA
- a CDS encoding ABC transporter ATP-binding protein, which yields MISLPEYFHKLRFFIRGYEFFLVFLFLIAMIIGIIDALSISLLYPMLSVGFQIDANTNQIYHFIEKFGSLIPIGSPFVHLGFLFIFLTGTSLFLQLVYWKIAFIFQKEVIINIKKAIFHKINNNDYNFFIDTKQGDLITLFNISPSNVQQTFDKLLCLCTDLVSSLLVIFMLFLISPEGMLLVLIGGGLFYVLLNMIGKNISEKLGFLQILSGQSENKVITEYISGVKPIKALHAADHWNEQYSDALKIYWDRFAELMFIQRIPILAINSLFYIAIGGIVLILYVYYADKFISVIPVLGTFAAGTMKVLPKFMNIGDYRLQLSASLPHIVSVYNALNDKKYEKIVNGNINCNNISSDIILKDVNFSYNHVPILKKVNMIIKKGSMTALVGPSGSGKSTITSLLLRLFDPKSGCIYINNEDLKSFEIGSYRNLIGYISQEPFIFNDTIKENICFGEKYSDVEIIRAAKLAHAHNFISDLPHGYDTFVGDQGISLSGGEKQRIVIARAMIRRPELLILDEATSALDNISEAAVQKAIDHVSKECTTLVIAHRLTTIKNADKIFTIDKGEISEEGTHDELLKQKGKYWEMYTSNDQES from the coding sequence ATGATTAGTTTGCCTGAATATTTCCATAAATTAAGATTTTTTATAAGAGGCTATGAATTTTTTTTAGTATTCCTTTTTCTCATTGCGATGATAATAGGAATAATTGACGCTTTAAGTATTTCTTTACTATATCCAATGCTGTCGGTTGGATTTCAGATAGATGCAAATACAAACCAAATATACCATTTTATTGAAAAATTTGGTTCATTAATACCAATAGGTTCTCCTTTTGTTCATTTAGGGTTTTTATTTATTTTTTTAACTGGAACTAGCTTGTTTTTACAGTTGGTTTATTGGAAAATAGCATTCATTTTTCAAAAAGAAGTGATTATTAACATCAAAAAAGCCATTTTCCATAAAATTAATAATAATGATTACAATTTTTTTATTGACACAAAACAAGGCGATCTGATAACCCTTTTTAATATTAGCCCAAGTAATGTACAACAAACATTTGATAAATTGCTTTGTTTATGTACTGATTTAGTCAGTTCTCTATTAGTTATATTTATGTTATTTCTTATTTCTCCTGAAGGAATGCTTTTAGTTTTAATAGGAGGTGGATTGTTTTATGTGCTTCTCAATATGATTGGAAAGAATATTTCCGAAAAACTAGGTTTTCTTCAAATTCTTTCCGGACAGTCAGAAAATAAGGTAATTACTGAATACATATCTGGTGTAAAACCAATCAAAGCTCTTCATGCAGCTGATCACTGGAATGAGCAATATTCTGATGCATTAAAGATATACTGGGACCGATTTGCTGAACTAATGTTTATACAGAGAATTCCAATACTTGCAATTAATTCTCTGTTCTACATTGCAATTGGAGGGATAGTATTAATATTATATGTATATTATGCAGATAAATTTATATCAGTAATCCCAGTTCTTGGTACATTTGCAGCGGGTACTATGAAAGTATTACCTAAGTTTATGAATATTGGGGATTATCGATTACAATTGAGTGCTTCCCTCCCACATATTGTTTCTGTTTATAATGCATTGAACGATAAAAAATATGAAAAAATCGTAAATGGAAATATTAATTGCAATAATATTTCGTCAGATATTATTCTTAAGGATGTAAATTTTTCATATAATCATGTCCCCATCCTTAAAAAGGTAAATATGATAATTAAAAAAGGTTCTATGACTGCTTTAGTAGGCCCTTCTGGATCCGGTAAGTCTACAATTACAAGTCTTTTATTACGACTGTTCGATCCAAAATCAGGATGCATTTATATCAACAATGAGGATTTAAAAAGTTTTGAAATTGGATCATATCGCAATTTAATTGGGTATATCAGTCAGGAACCTTTCATATTTAATGACACTATTAAGGAAAATATTTGTTTTGGAGAAAAATATTCCGATGTTGAAATTATTAGGGCTGCAAAACTAGCTCATGCTCACAATTTTATTTCAGATCTTCCTCATGGGTATGATACTTTTGTGGGAGATCAGGGGATCAGCCTTTCAGGTGGAGAGAAGCAAAGAATTGTTATCGCAAGAGCTATGATTCGTCGTCCTGAGTTATTAATCCTTGATGAAGCAACAAGTGCACTTGATAATATTTCAGAAGCAGCAGTCCAAAAAGCGATAGACCATGTTTCTAAAGAATGTACAACATTAGTAATTGCACACCGATTAACAACGATAAAGAATGCTGATAAAATATTTACAATTGATAAGGGAGAAATATCCGAAGAAGGAACTCATGACGAATTATTAAAACAAAAAGGAAAATACTGGGAGATGTATACTTCGAATGATCAGGAGAGTTGA
- a CDS encoding Holliday junction resolvase-like protein, with translation MEYSDLLTFLLLILLIWISYSYYRLKTSIEERARTLHNRWRDQDLSLFQSQVEQQADEKIRIWKNDEERNIRQDAIKRSREVIHGKVTEHLIPFFSSFRWNPADARFLGSPIDFVVFDGLSEGELREIVFVEVKSGVRPTLTPRERSVERCIKRGDIDFTVIHHINQK, from the coding sequence ATGGAATATTCTGATCTCCTCACTTTCTTACTATTAATTCTCCTTATCTGGATTTCTTACTCATATTACCGGTTGAAAACATCGATTGAAGAACGGGCACGAACTCTACATAATCGGTGGCGTGATCAGGATCTCTCCCTTTTTCAATCACAGGTGGAGCAACAGGCAGATGAAAAGATCAGAATCTGGAAGAATGACGAAGAGCGAAACATCCGTCAGGATGCGATTAAACGATCACGGGAAGTGATCCACGGAAAAGTGACCGAACACCTGATACCCTTTTTTTCCTCGTTCCGGTGGAACCCTGCAGATGCAAGATTCCTGGGATCACCAATTGATTTTGTCGTATTTGATGGCCTATCTGAAGGTGAGTTAAGAGAAATAGTCTTTGTAGAAGTCAAAAGTGGTGTACGACCGACCTTAACTCCTCGCGAACGATCGGTAGAAAGGTGTATAAAGAGAGGAGATATTGATTTCACAGTAATACATCATATAAACCAGAAATAA
- a CDS encoding dioxygenase family protein, translating to MSLMPTLFTAHGNPMNALGGTTFSRFLEGWAEDLPRPRAILCISAHWERHGLAVTMSVNPETIHDFYGFPKELYLITYPAKGEPEVGEEVIALLGSGGYIVDRDRSRGLDHGTWAPLRFLYPDADIPVLQLSLPMELPLSELFTIGELLSPLRELEVLIMGSGNLVHNLSRVDFEHRDARVLEWAHSFDDDVKEWVLTRDHQKLGEPWMSSPVGRISHPTLEHYAPLLVAMGAGGSSPVTFPFEGFEHGSISMRSIRFG from the coding sequence ATGAGTCTTATGCCAACATTGTTCACAGCGCATGGAAATCCTATGAATGCTCTAGGTGGAACCACATTCTCCCGGTTTCTTGAAGGGTGGGCAGAAGATCTTCCCCGGCCACGTGCAATTTTGTGCATATCTGCTCACTGGGAAAGACATGGGCTTGCAGTCACTATGTCTGTGAATCCAGAAACAATCCATGACTTTTATGGATTTCCTAAAGAGCTTTATTTAATTACATATCCGGCAAAGGGAGAACCTGAAGTTGGTGAAGAAGTTATCGCACTGCTGGGTTCAGGAGGATACATTGTAGATCGTGATAGATCCCGGGGGCTGGATCATGGTACCTGGGCCCCTCTCCGGTTTCTATATCCTGATGCAGATATCCCGGTTCTGCAACTGAGCCTTCCAATGGAGTTACCATTATCTGAACTCTTCACCATTGGGGAACTGCTTTCGCCTCTCCGAGAGTTGGAGGTTCTGATTATGGGAAGTGGAAATCTGGTTCATAATCTCTCTCGGGTAGACTTTGAACACCGGGATGCACGGGTTTTGGAATGGGCACATAGTTTTGATGATGATGTAAAAGAATGGGTTTTGACTCGGGATCATCAAAAACTTGGAGAACCATGGATGAGTAGTCCGGTTGGGAGAATAAGTCACCCAACTCTTGAGCATTATGCTCCACTTCTGGTTGCTATGGGAGCCGGAGGTTCATCACCTGTTACTTTCCCATTCGAGGGGTTTGAACATGGAAGCATCAGTATGAGATCAATCAGGTTCGGGTAA
- the mobB gene encoding molybdopterin-guanine dinucleotide biosynthesis protein B yields the protein MKVIHIAGWSGSGKTTFIRDLVDALAPLGPVGTIKHIGDHVCDLPTGKDTSLHYDAGASIAVGIDCEKTMITKRTISLSSALDHLSNTGIKYAVIEGFKSIPFQKVVIGDLDVPALIRNPEIKDVISILSSFDDYYTEEGLIKDLGENSEGIIMMSTGNSSHEISPDVCAHIEKEISFQNGVYGVRVRIQKPVIHPYHRFFIVALTDNAIHGSAVLTRCVAALQV from the coding sequence ATGAAAGTTATTCACATAGCCGGGTGGTCAGGATCAGGAAAAACAACCTTTATTCGTGATTTGGTTGACGCCCTGGCTCCATTAGGCCCTGTTGGGACGATCAAGCATATAGGTGATCATGTCTGTGATCTTCCTACAGGAAAGGATACATCTCTACACTATGATGCCGGAGCATCCATTGCTGTTGGGATAGACTGTGAGAAGACAATGATCACCAAGAGGACTATTTCTCTTTCCTCTGCTCTTGATCATCTCTCCAACACCGGAATCAAATATGCTGTTATTGAAGGGTTTAAAAGCATTCCCTTTCAGAAGGTAGTTATTGGAGATCTCGATGTTCCTGCCCTTATCAGAAATCCAGAGATAAAAGATGTGATCTCAATCCTCTCTTCATTTGATGATTATTATACAGAAGAAGGACTCATTAAAGATCTTGGAGAGAATTCAGAAGGGATTATTATGATGAGCACTGGCAATTCATCACATGAAATCTCACCAGATGTCTGTGCTCATATCGAGAAGGAAATTAGTTTCCAGAATGGAGTGTATGGAGTCAGGGTCAGAATACAAAAGCCAGTAATTCATCCATATCATCGCTTTTTTATTGTTGCTCTGACAGATAACGCAATACATGGGAGTGCCGTTCTTACCCGGTGCGTGGCGGCGCTGCAGGTATGA
- a CDS encoding tetratricopeptide repeat protein, with the protein MRNLPGIFALILISAFILPVLSNADNTSDSKQMWTAGKAFWDEKQYDDALVSFTNATTLDPTNVDAWFYTGLTLARLGKNSDAISAYETVSKLDPTNAAAWFNKGTNLATLNRTDEALSAYEKAIELDPAYAFPWYNKGNIQADAGNYEDALKSYNRAIELDPTFTIAWKGKGSVLAKLGRTSESVDAYNTAHQLEE; encoded by the coding sequence ATGAGGAATCTTCCGGGTATATTTGCTCTCATTCTTATCAGCGCCTTTATTTTACCAGTGTTGTCAAATGCGGATAACACAAGTGATTCAAAGCAGATGTGGACTGCTGGAAAGGCATTCTGGGACGAGAAACAATACGATGATGCACTCGTTTCATTTACAAATGCAACAACTCTGGATCCAACAAATGTTGATGCCTGGTTTTATACCGGCCTCACTCTCGCACGACTAGGGAAGAATAGCGACGCAATATCAGCTTATGAAACTGTAAGCAAATTAGACCCGACAAATGCAGCGGCCTGGTTTAACAAAGGAACCAATCTGGCAACACTCAACCGGACTGATGAAGCACTTAGTGCATATGAGAAGGCAATTGAACTGGATCCGGCATATGCATTCCCCTGGTACAACAAAGGAAATATCCAGGCAGACGCTGGAAATTATGAAGATGCCCTTAAATCATACAACCGTGCAATAGAACTCGATCCAACCTTCACCATTGCATGGAAGGGAAAGGGGAGTGTTCTTGCAAAACTCGGCCGCACTTCAGAGTCAGTTGATGCCTACAACACGGCCCATCAGCTTGAAGAATAA
- the nudC gene encoding NAD(+) diphosphatase, whose protein sequence is MDTDGNVLCSNHFPIISEKDPGIENASDLPHQVTGPLFVGGNSEKNWWVYQIENGSSLSPGLDLISLRTIEGSIPFDLLAILGRAVQLVRFNKTTAFCGRCGERNAMKEDELAKQCPACGLLTFPRLSPAIIVRITDENRILLARSPQFPQGMYSLIAGFVEPGESLEAGVHREVFEEVGLRISDLQYCNSQPWPFPDSLMVGYVAQYLSGEIRCDGIEIEDAQWFSRDSMPELPGKLSIARALIEDYLSS, encoded by the coding sequence GTGGATACAGATGGCAATGTCCTCTGTTCTAATCATTTCCCGATAATTTCAGAGAAGGATCCGGGCATTGAAAATGCGAGTGATCTCCCCCATCAAGTCACAGGTCCACTATTTGTCGGGGGGAACTCAGAGAAGAACTGGTGGGTCTACCAGATAGAAAATGGCAGTTCTCTTTCACCTGGACTTGATCTCATTTCCTTGCGCACCATAGAGGGCTCTATTCCTTTCGATCTCCTGGCAATTCTTGGGCGGGCAGTACAATTGGTACGGTTTAATAAGACGACTGCGTTCTGCGGAAGATGTGGCGAAAGGAACGCCATGAAAGAGGATGAGTTGGCTAAACAATGCCCTGCTTGTGGCCTCCTGACGTTTCCCCGTCTCTCTCCTGCAATAATTGTCAGGATAACAGATGAAAACCGAATACTGCTCGCAAGATCCCCACAATTCCCTCAGGGGATGTATAGTCTGATTGCCGGGTTCGTCGAACCTGGAGAATCTCTTGAAGCAGGAGTTCATCGTGAAGTATTTGAAGAGGTGGGACTGCGCATTTCTGATCTCCAGTATTGTAACTCCCAACCCTGGCCATTTCCGGATTCGTTGATGGTGGGATATGTTGCGCAATATCTTTCGGGAGAGATCAGATGCGACGGTATAGAGATTGAGGACGCTCAGTGGTTCTCCCGTGATAGTATGCCCGAACTTCCAGGAAAACTCAGTATCGCACGTGCTTTGATAGAAGACTATCTTTCATCGTAA
- the fdhF gene encoding formate dehydrogenase subunit alpha: MSENTEIMKYVPTTCPYCGVGCGLNLVVNDGKVVGVEAYQRTPVNEGKLCPKGMTCWEHVHSPDRLTTPLIKKDGKHVPATWDEALDLVAKKLKEISDKHGPRGLGFQTSCRTVNEDCYIFQKFARCGFKTNNVDNCARICHGPSVAGLSLSFGSGAATNGFRDVLNSDLILMWGSNAMEAHPLAGRRVAEAKKKGIPIIVVDPRKTMTARIADTWVRFNPSTHIALINSMMYWIIKEGKYDKKFVEERTEHFDELQKTVENYADCEAIHGVPLETVKDLAFRYADVKNAVIIYCLGITELTTGTDNVRSLGNLAMLCGNIGREGVGVNPLRGQNNVQGACDMGAYPNVYSGYQKCEVAENRAKMEKAWGVTDLPDWYGVTLTEQINQCGEEIKGMYILGLNPAVTYPNSNHVKAQLQKLDFLVIQDIFYTESCQYADVILPGACFAEKDGTFTSAERRVNRVRKAVNPPGEAKEDIWIIAELAKRMGLKNFDLPTGNAVWDDMRAVTPSMFGCLYERMEKPESVIWPCPTPEHPGTPILHREKFATPNGKGQFFGLEYRPPAEVADAEYPFTLMTGRLIFHYHSRSQTGRSDMHREVPESYAQINVEDAERLKIKDGEQIKLKSRRGETITHARVSDEVAPGVVYMTMHFADGVNNLTNTALDPLSKMPELKHCAISIEKLGGN; the protein is encoded by the coding sequence ATGAGTGAAAATACTGAAATAATGAAATATGTTCCGACTACCTGCCCATATTGTGGTGTGGGATGTGGTCTGAACCTGGTAGTTAACGACGGGAAGGTTGTTGGTGTCGAGGCATACCAGCGAACCCCTGTGAACGAGGGAAAACTCTGTCCGAAAGGCATGACCTGCTGGGAACATGTGCACAGCCCTGACCGCCTTACCACTCCTCTGATCAAGAAAGATGGTAAGCACGTTCCCGCAACTTGGGACGAGGCTCTTGATCTGGTAGCCAAGAAGCTGAAAGAGATAAGCGACAAACACGGCCCACGTGGTCTCGGGTTCCAGACCTCATGTAGAACAGTCAACGAAGACTGCTATATCTTCCAGAAATTTGCCCGGTGCGGATTCAAGACGAACAACGTCGATAACTGCGCTCGTATCTGTCATGGACCTTCCGTTGCTGGTCTTTCCCTTTCCTTCGGTTCTGGTGCTGCAACAAATGGGTTCAGGGATGTTTTGAACTCTGATCTGATCTTAATGTGGGGTTCAAATGCAATGGAGGCACACCCACTCGCAGGACGACGTGTTGCAGAGGCGAAGAAGAAGGGTATTCCAATTATCGTGGTAGACCCACGTAAGACCATGACTGCCCGAATCGCTGATACCTGGGTGCGGTTCAACCCCTCGACCCACATTGCCCTGATCAACTCGATGATGTACTGGATCATCAAGGAAGGCAAGTATGACAAGAAGTTTGTCGAAGAGCGGACTGAACACTTTGACGAACTCCAAAAAACCGTCGAGAACTACGCAGACTGCGAGGCAATCCATGGGGTTCCCCTGGAGACCGTCAAAGATCTCGCATTCAGGTATGCAGATGTCAAGAACGCGGTGATCATCTACTGCCTTGGTATCACTGAACTCACCACTGGTACTGACAACGTTAGATCCCTCGGGAACCTTGCGATGCTTTGTGGAAACATCGGACGAGAAGGTGTCGGTGTTAACCCACTTCGTGGACAGAATAATGTGCAGGGTGCCTGTGATATGGGTGCATACCCGAATGTCTACTCTGGGTACCAGAAATGTGAAGTCGCAGAGAACCGGGCAAAGATGGAAAAGGCCTGGGGAGTTACCGATCTTCCTGACTGGTACGGTGTCACCCTGACCGAGCAGATCAACCAGTGCGGTGAAGAGATCAAGGGTATGTATATCCTCGGTCTGAACCCGGCTGTTACCTACCCGAACTCAAACCACGTCAAAGCACAACTCCAGAAACTCGATTTCCTCGTTATCCAGGATATCTTCTACACTGAATCATGTCAGTATGCAGATGTCATTCTGCCTGGTGCCTGTTTTGCAGAGAAGGATGGAACCTTCACCAGTGCAGAACGCAGGGTAAACCGTGTTCGCAAAGCAGTAAACCCCCCGGGTGAAGCAAAAGAAGATATCTGGATCATTGCAGAACTGGCAAAACGGATGGGCCTTAAGAACTTCGACCTCCCGACTGGAAACGCCGTATGGGATGACATGCGTGCAGTAACTCCGTCCATGTTCGGCTGTCTCTACGAGCGGATGGAAAAACCCGAGTCCGTCATCTGGCCTTGTCCAACGCCAGAGCACCCGGGAACTCCGATTCTGCACCGCGAGAAATTTGCAACTCCGAATGGAAAGGGTCAGTTCTTCGGTCTTGAATACCGGCCCCCGGCAGAGGTTGCAGACGCTGAGTATCCGTTCACTCTCATGACCGGACGTCTTATCTTCCACTATCACTCCCGGTCACAGACAGGCCGTAGTGACATGCACCGTGAGGTTCCCGAATCCTATGCACAGATTAATGTTGAGGATGCAGAGCGCCTGAAGATTAAGGACGGCGAGCAGATCAAACTGAAAAGCCGCCGCGGTGAGACAATCACTCATGCACGGGTCTCTGATGAGGTAGCACCTGGTGTGGTTTACATGACCATGCACTTTGCAGATGGTGTCAACAATCTGACCAACACTGCGCTCGATCCGCTCTCAAAGATGCCTGAACTCAAACATTGTGCAATATCTATCGAAAAACTCGGAGGCAACTAA